DNA from Rhodobacteraceae bacterium M382:
TCGCTATTCCGGGAAAAATCATGGCGCAAAAAGCCACTATTTATAAAGTCGAGCTTTCCGTTTCCGATATGGATCGTCATTATTATGAAACCCACAAGCTGACCGTTGCCAAACATCCTTCGGAGACGGATGAACGGCTGATGGTGCGTCTTCTCGCTTTTGCACTGAATGCCCATGAACAATTGGAACTTACGAAGGGCCTGTCAACTGATGATGAGCCTGACATTTGGCTCAAAAGCCTGAGTGGCGAGCTTGAATTGTGGGTGGCGTTGGGGCTTCCAAGCGAGAAGATCGTACGTCAATCTTGTGGCAAAGCCAAAGAGGTGATTGTCTATAGTTATGGCAGGACGGCCGAGGTGTGGTGGGAAAAAATCAAAAACAGCACCACCCGGTTTAATAACCTTCAGGTTGTCAATTTTTCAGAGACGGATACCAGTGACTTGGGAAACCTTGCAAGTCGCTCGATGAAGCTGCAGGTCAATATTCAGGATGGCGATGTGATGGTCAGTGTTGATGATAGCATCGTGTACGTGACCCAGACCAAATGGAAAAATGCAGTGTAGGCACGGGAGATTAAGCATCTGCTCTACTTCCGGATGATGCCATCATTTGGGGTCGCAACCAGCTTGCTCAACGCGGACGGCTCTTGACGATCATTCGTGCCCCACGCCGCGCATGTCTACGTCGAGCCGAAATCAAAAATGCTGCACAGTCAGGGAATGATACATATACTTCTCAATGGCGACTTCCGATTTGTGAGGCTTGGAGTTCAGTTTGCCCCGAAGATATGCAGATATCTATCCATCTGAGCCATTGCTGAACAGCGATGTGTTGGATCACCCGTCGGCGGCGGCGTTGATGTCTGTCCGGTATTTTCGAGCCGAACCCGACAGTATGCCGGAGGATGTTTTTTCCGAGCACCACGTGCTCTTGAACCTTCAAGACACCCCGCACCGTGTCCAAAACTGGCGCGATGGAAAGCTGCGTGATTTCACGTTCCACCAAGATGAAATTGTCGTTACTCCTGCTGGCATGCGGTCAGGCTGGCGCTGGTTTGCGCCATCGGATGTGATTGTCGTCACGCTTGATCCGAGCAAGATCGCACGATTTGCGCAATCCCAACTGGGGATACTGCTCGATCCACAACAGCTCTGCGATCTGCCCCAATTCACCGACGCCGATCTCTGCGCAGCAGGGGTCATCCTGCGCGACGCACTGGAAGATGACGACATTTCGTCTGCCGTGATGTTCGAGGCAATGAGCCGTGTGTTTCTCGTCAAGCTGCTACAGCGCTATGGCAAACGTCGCCCGGAAGAGGTGGAGCTCTCGGCCCGCTTCACATCGCAGCACTACCAGGCTGTGTTATCCCATGTACAAAGTCGGCTGGATCAAACGATTTCCGTTGAAGAGCTGGCAAAGGAGACGGGCATGAGCCCCTCCCATTTCGCTCGCGTCTTTAAGGAAACATTGGGAACAACTCCAATGCAGTTCGTCATGGCATATCGCATCGAGCAGTCCATCAAGATGATGGAAGACGCCACGCGACCGCTTGGGGATATCGCTCTGGCCTGCGGATTCTCGGATCAGGCGCATTTTACGCGCAGCTTCAAACAGCTTACAGGACGGACCCCGCGCGCGCATCGGGCCACTCAAAAGACCTAAAGCAGAATCCTTCAAAACTTAGGCGGGCAGGTGCAATTAATCCTGCCGGCCACCGCGTATCTCATTGGTTATCGGGCTTCGAGCCCACCCAGATCACCACGAGGAGATACCCCAATGAAAAAGCTTTCCGTTACAGCCGCCGCAGCTCTCATGGCGTCCACGGCCGCCATTGCTCAGGTCGAGACCCGTACCGTCACCTTCGAGAACGAAGGTGCCATCCTGTCCGGCACCTTATATCTGCCAGAAGAGCGTAACGACGCGCCGCTACCCACCGTCGTCGTGACCGGTGCCTGGACGTCCGTTCAAGAGCAAATGCCCGCGAACTATGCCCGCGAGATGGCCGAACGTGGCTTTGCTGCCTTCACCTTCGATTTCCGGGGGTGGGGCAAATCTGGCGACCTGCCGAACAGCTTGCGCTTTGTAGAAAGCCCCGAAGCCAAAACCTCGGACATCAAGGCCGCCTTCGAGTTTGTCGCAACCCTGCCCGAAGTCGACGTCGATCACATCAACGGTTTGGGGATCTGTGCGTCCGCTGGCTACATGGTCGATGCCGTTTCCGGCAATCCGCTGGTGCAGCGCCTTGGTCTGGTGGCGCCGTGGCTGCAAAACAAAGAGATCGTCGAAGCGGTCTATGGTGGCGCGCAAGGCGTTGCTGGCCTGATCGAAGTCTCTCACGGTGCTGAAGCCAAAGGTGGTGAGATCATTCCTGCCGCTGGTCCTGAGGGGGCCGAAGGCGTTCTGATGCCAATCGGTGGATACTACTACGAAGCCGACCGCGGTGCGATCCCGGAATATGACGACAAGTGGAACAATGCAGGATGGGAAGGTTGGCTGACATATCACCCTGCCGGCAATCCAGAACGCTTGGACAAACCGCTCTCCATTGTGCATTCCGAGAGCGCCGCTATTCCGCAGGGCGTGCAGACCTTCCTTGCAGGCTTTGCCGGTGATGCGACGGCACAGTGGCTGGAAGACGTGACCCAGTTCGATTTCTACGACAACCCCGAGGACGTCGCCCGAGCGGCTGAAACCATGGCCGAACACTTCCGCATTGGCCTTGACGGCTGACCTGATCAGGTAGGCGCCGGGCCAGGGGGATTGTTGCCATGCTGTCGGCAATCTCGAGGCGACGTGTTTCATCGTCCCCGGGCGTGACCTCTGGCCGGTTTCACGGCACACGCCTTGCGGTGTGCCGTTCCTGTTCAAACGGGTGGGAAAGCCTGGCCTCGGCGTCGTGGGCATCCATCGGTTCGCCGCAGTCGGGGCAGGTCATTTGTGGCCTTACGACTTGACCGCAGGTTTTGTGGACGATCAGCACGGGTGAAACCTCGGCGTTCAACCAGCGATCACCCCATTGTTTCAGCGCGATGATGAGCGTCCACAAGTCGCGCCCTTTCTCGGTCAGGCGGTATTCATGGCGTGGCGGGCGGACTGAATAGGGCGCACGCTGGATGATCTCTTGCGCTTCCAGTTTTTTCAAACGCTGCGACAGCAGGTGGGACGACATGCCCGTGAGGCGCAGGAAATCGTCAAATCGCCGGGTGCCGAGGAACATTTCCCGCACAATCAGAAGCGTCCATTCATCGCCCACCTGCGCAACAGCGCGTGCGATGGTGCAGGAGTGTGACGGAAGGTCAGAGCGGCTCATGAATGGTCACTTCATTTTTTGAATTGACTAGTTTCTAAAGTTGAAGTCTCCTGATTGTCAAACAAATCCCAAAGGGCTGCCCTGCAAGTGCTTTGCCCGAAGCTGGCACTTGGCCAGCAGGTCTCGGAGAGGTCCGTCATGAAAGTCTATTTTGCACCCCAATCGCGTGCCGTGCGCACTGTCTGGCTGCTCGAAGAAATCGGGCAGCCCTATGAGCTGGAGAAATTTACGCTGGGCCAGAAAGAAATGCGTGGCCCCGACTACACGGCGATAAACCCCAATGGCCGTGTTCCCACGCTGGTTGATGGGGACGTCACGATCACCGAGAGCACCGCGATCGCGCAGTATCTGGCAGCCAAATATGCCCCTGACCTTGGGCCCGGCCCTGAGGCCCAAAACTTTGCCGAATACCTGCAATGGCTGCACTATGCCGAGGGCATGATCATGCCGCCGATCAACACCTATGTGGTCGAAACCATCCTGTTGCC
Protein-coding regions in this window:
- a CDS encoding helix-turn-helix transcriptional regulator, producing MSRSDLPSHSCTIARAVAQVGDEWTLLIVREMFLGTRRFDDFLRLTGMSSHLLSQRLKKLEAQEIIQRAPYSVRPPRHEYRLTEKGRDLWTLIIALKQWGDRWLNAEVSPVLIVHKTCGQVVRPQMTCPDCGEPMDAHDAEARLSHPFEQERHTARRVP
- a CDS encoding glutathione S-transferase family protein, yielding MKVYFAPQSRAVRTVWLLEEIGQPYELEKFTLGQKEMRGPDYTAINPNGRVPTLVDGDVTITESTAIAQYLAAKYAPDLGPGPEAQNFAEYLQWLHYAEGMIMPPINTYVVETILLPPERRNDEIAARALKLLNRTLAAVERHMEGREFLAGEFTIADTITGHAVLMARRLGADFAHLPNLTAYADRLEARPAFQAAETV
- a CDS encoding YaeQ family protein, whose amino-acid sequence is MAQKATIYKVELSVSDMDRHYYETHKLTVAKHPSETDERLMVRLLAFALNAHEQLELTKGLSTDDEPDIWLKSLSGELELWVALGLPSEKIVRQSCGKAKEVIVYSYGRTAEVWWEKIKNSTTRFNNLQVVNFSETDTSDLGNLASRSMKLQVNIQDGDVMVSVDDSIVYVTQTKWKNAV
- a CDS encoding alpha/beta hydrolase, producing MKKLSVTAAAALMASTAAIAQVETRTVTFENEGAILSGTLYLPEERNDAPLPTVVVTGAWTSVQEQMPANYAREMAERGFAAFTFDFRGWGKSGDLPNSLRFVESPEAKTSDIKAAFEFVATLPEVDVDHINGLGICASAGYMVDAVSGNPLVQRLGLVAPWLQNKEIVEAVYGGAQGVAGLIEVSHGAEAKGGEIIPAAGPEGAEGVLMPIGGYYYEADRGAIPEYDDKWNNAGWEGWLTYHPAGNPERLDKPLSIVHSESAAIPQGVQTFLAGFAGDATAQWLEDVTQFDFYDNPEDVARAAETMAEHFRIGLDG
- a CDS encoding helix-turn-helix transcriptional regulator, whose amino-acid sequence is MPRRYADIYPSEPLLNSDVLDHPSAAALMSVRYFRAEPDSMPEDVFSEHHVLLNLQDTPHRVQNWRDGKLRDFTFHQDEIVVTPAGMRSGWRWFAPSDVIVVTLDPSKIARFAQSQLGILLDPQQLCDLPQFTDADLCAAGVILRDALEDDDISSAVMFEAMSRVFLVKLLQRYGKRRPEEVELSARFTSQHYQAVLSHVQSRLDQTISVEELAKETGMSPSHFARVFKETLGTTPMQFVMAYRIEQSIKMMEDATRPLGDIALACGFSDQAHFTRSFKQLTGRTPRAHRATQKT